The Priestia koreensis genomic interval ACCAATGGCTGAAAAGACGGCTGCCAGTAGTAATATAGCAAAAGAAGCCGCATATAAATTGTTACTTTTCTTATAGGACATAAACCCAATGCAATTTGCGATCACAATAAACAGACACATTAATAGTAGAAAAAAGGTAGTCATATACATCCCAATCCTCCTCTACATCCATTAACTGTAATTTTATGGCTGTAACCATTACATTAACACACATTTTCATGTATAATTTGGAAAAATGGAAAAATTACACAAAATCCTATATATGTACACACATTATTTCTAAGGAAAAGATGCCTTATGTATTGTGAAGTGATCATCAGGAGGAAAGTATGAAAATGGATATGTCTTCAATTATTATTGTATGCTGTCCACCAGCGGCAGGCAAAACGGTTCTATCAAAAAGGATTGCTTCGTCACTACATCTACCATTGTTATCAAAAGATCAAATCAAGACAGACATATATGATGCTTTTGTCAAAAATGAGATTGTGAATGATCAGGAAGTATCTATTGCTAGCTATGCTGTGTTGTTCAATGCGTTAAAAGAGCTCATAAAAGCAAAAGTGGATGTCGTAATCGAAAGTAATTTCGATGCTTTCATGTCACCTAAGAAATTATTAGGCATAAAAGAAGAAATGAATTTTAGATCATTGACCATTATATGCAGCGCGGATTTAGAGGTTTTACATCGTCGTTTTATTATAAGAGAGCATTCCAATGAAAGACACCCTAACCTAGTCACTTTAGCAACGGGGGTAAAGGCCAACATACCAGATTGGTTTTATCGAAACTTTTCACCCCTAATTAATTTTCAATCAAAATTCTTTACTGATCGTTCTTAAATTGATAAGCTTAAAAATGTTAGATTTACTATTTTTTTACGAAAACAATAATGATCATTCTTAAATCATTCAAAAAGTTCGCAAGGAGGATGCATACTATAAGATTGCTGCACGCTAAGTGCATTAACTATTTCTACATTTTTTCTCAAAAATACGAGATAATCTGTTCTAAGGTGGGAACGAATGGTATGGCTAGAAATAAAGAATTTGATGAAAAAGAAGCATTAAAGAAAGCAATGGATCTTTTCTGGCAACAGGGTTATGAAAAAACATCCATGCAAGATTTAGTAAGCCATATGGGTGTTCATCGCAGAAGTATCTATGATACGTTCGGTGATAAACACACTTTATTTATTCGAGCTTTAAATCACTATATGGAACTAATGGATATAAGAATTGAAAATAACATAACACCAGAATCAAGTGCCAAGGAAGCTATACGAACATTATTTGAAATGGCTATTTACCCAAATGCTACACAACCAAAAGGATGTTTGGCAGTAAATACAGCAGTTGAGTTATCATTGTTGGATCAAGAAGTATCTGAAAAAATTACAGAGATGTTTATAAAGACTGAAACATTCTTATTTTATCTACTGAAGCGTGGTCAAGAACAAGGGGAAATTTCTAAACACTGTGATATCAAAAGTCTTTCTAAATTTATTCACAATTCCCTTATTGGGATACGAGTATTAGCAAAAACAACGGATAATAAGAAAGAGTTAGAAACCATTATTAATTTAAATTTGTCAACATTGGATTGAGAGATATCACGTTGGTCAAATAAACGAACGTCAACTAAAATAGACTTTAAGGAGAAATTGAATATGAAATACACCGTTATTACAGGAGCAAGTTCAGGTATAGGATATGAAACAGCACTACAATTTGCAAATCGTGGAAAAAATTTAATTATTGTCGCGAGAAGATTAGAGAAACTAGAAGGGCTTAAATCAGTCATTCATGCGATCAATCCAGATTTAGATGTTATTATTCAAACAAGTGATTTATCAGTAACAGAGCAGGCATACGCATTATATAATTGCTTAAAAGAGTATCAAATTGAAACTTGGATCAATAATGCTGGTCTTGGTGAATCTTCTCCTGTAGAGGAACAGAATTTAGAGAAAGTAGAATCTATGTTACGTCTTAATATAGAATCATTAGCTATCCTTTCTACATTATTTGTACGAGATTATTCTCAAGTAGAAGGAACTCAATTAATTAACGTATCCTCAGCACTCGGATATGCTACTTATATTGGTGGTATCACTTATTCGGCATCTAAATATTTTGTTAGTGCATTTACCGAAGGGCTTGCCAAAGAACTTGAACTTAAAAATGCAAAGATGAAGGTAAAAGTACTAGCACCTGCAGTGACAGAAACAGAATTTGAGAAAACGGCTCAAGATGTAGAAGAGTTTGATTATAAAAACTTCATGCCTATGTATCACACAGCTAAGCAAATGGCAGGCTTTATGATGGAACTTTATGACAATGATAAAGTCGTAGGAATTGTAGATGAAGGCTACAATTTTAATTTGAGAGATCAAATCTATCCAATACTAGGTGTTTAATATAACTAAAGAGAAAAGAACAAAATTAATTCACTAGAATGAAAAGGATTCAGATCATGAATTCTTAAAAATTTACCTTTTAAAGAACGATCGTTCTAAAATTGATATTATTAAATGAATAAAATAACGTTGTAAGCACGTGTAGGTTAAGTAGAGGGATCATCTAAGCATAGAAAATCACGCTTAGATGATCTCTACATAAAGAGAAAGAGATAAGAAAAAGGAAATTGAAGATCATATTAGGGAAAGGATGCCGATTTTAAAAATGCAACCACGTATGAAAGCTGCTCAGATTACAAAGTACTCAAAGAAAATCCATGCTCAGATCAATGACATTCCAATCCCTCAAGTTAATGATAACGAAGTGTTAGTAAGAGTCAAAGCTGCGGCAATTAATCCACTTGAAACTCTAATTATCACGGGTAGTGTAAAACTGATTCAACATTATAAATTCCCTTTAACAATAGGGAATGAATTAGCAGGCATTATTGTTAAAGTCGGAAAGAATGTAACAAGATTTCACGTAGGAGATGCTATCTACACACGTCTTCCACTAGAAAAAATCGGTGCAATTGCAGAATATGCAGCAGTTGATGCTTCTGCAATTGCACTGATGCCCAAGAACTTATCCTACGTGGAAGCAGCAGCTTCTGCATTAGTGGCCCTAACAGCATACCAAGGTCTATATGAGGAGCTTAAAGCACAGCCTGGTAAAACGCTCTTTATTCCAGGTGGATCAGGTAGCTTTGGTCAAATCGCTGTTCCTATTGCCAAGACAATGGGTTTAAAGGTCATCGTGAGTGGAAACTCGGAATGGCGGGAACGCACATTAGACATTGGTGCAGACCAGTATATAGACTATAGGACAGAAAGCTATGTTCACTTGTTATCAAATGTGGATTATGTAATTGATACACTGGGACCTAAAGAATTTGACAATGAATTGAGTATTATCAAACCAGGTGGAAAGTTACTCTCTCTCCGTACAGGTCCAAATAAACGCTATGGAAAAGAAGGAAATTTCCCGTTTTGGAAACAAAAGTTGTTTTCCATTGCTGGTGCAAAGTATGATCACAAAGCCAAGAAACAAGACGTTGAATATCATTTTATTTTCGTTCGTTCGGATGGTACACAACTGGAAAAAATCACTAAAATCATTGAAGAACACAACATTATTCCACCCATTCATCCAACATTATTTTCTATAGATCAGATAAATGAAGCGCTAGAAATTGTGGCAAATAGAAGGCCAAAAGGGAAAGTAATTATTGAATTTAAGGAAAAATAACGCAATAACTTCTAATAAAAAGCTATTTACGAAGATAAGAAAATTTCGATGATGGTCTTATTCCAAGAGTCAGCACATGAATGAAGTTATGGTCAAAACTGCAAATTGAAAAGTGTTCTTTGTATTATTGAAGCAAACTATATACGCCGCAAATGCAAGAAGGGATGCCTTATCGTGCCTTACAAAAAAACAATTACCATCAACTTATTAGATTTCGTTTTATTCCCTTCAGACGAAGAATTTCAGACTAAAGATCAGCTATGGAATACAACGAAGCAACGCGTTTTAAGTGATGATATTGAAATACATTTCAAAAAAATATCAAACAAAGTTACTAGCGATAGAATTATTTAAAAAATATGATGTCCTATAATATAATTTACTTTTTCAAACATACTTCTACCTCGTGCTCATACAAATAGAAAAGAGATATTGAACAAAAGGAGTGTAGAATATGTATCCCTATGAACCAATTTGTACGGAGCAACCAAATGATGAGCTTGGAGGCCGTAATGAACAGTTTACAAGTAAATATGGACAACTTGCTTATAATGTTCAAGGATCCGGTCCTAGCTTGTTACTAATTCACAGTATAAGCTTAGGGGCATCTAAC includes:
- a CDS encoding 3-isopropylmalate dehydrogenase, encoding MYMTTFFLLLMCLFIVIANCIGFMSYKKSNNLYAASFAILLLAAVFSAIGGIVALFIIRDAFAVFYGLQVGLYLLINSAIIFLIAAFITLIKKYREN
- a CDS encoding TetR/AcrR family transcriptional regulator, translated to MARNKEFDEKEALKKAMDLFWQQGYEKTSMQDLVSHMGVHRRSIYDTFGDKHTLFIRALNHYMELMDIRIENNITPESSAKEAIRTLFEMAIYPNATQPKGCLAVNTAVELSLLDQEVSEKITEMFIKTETFLFYLLKRGQEQGEISKHCDIKSLSKFIHNSLIGIRVLAKTTDNKKELETIINLNLSTLD
- a CDS encoding NADP-dependent oxidoreductase encodes the protein MQPRMKAAQITKYSKKIHAQINDIPIPQVNDNEVLVRVKAAAINPLETLIITGSVKLIQHYKFPLTIGNELAGIIVKVGKNVTRFHVGDAIYTRLPLEKIGAIAEYAAVDASAIALMPKNLSYVEAAASALVALTAYQGLYEELKAQPGKTLFIPGGSGSFGQIAVPIAKTMGLKVIVSGNSEWRERTLDIGADQYIDYRTESYVHLLSNVDYVIDTLGPKEFDNELSIIKPGGKLLSLRTGPNKRYGKEGNFPFWKQKLFSIAGAKYDHKAKKQDVEYHFIFVRSDGTQLEKITKIIEEHNIIPPIHPTLFSIDQINEALEIVANRRPKGKVIIEFKEK
- a CDS encoding AAA family ATPase, which translates into the protein MKMDMSSIIIVCCPPAAGKTVLSKRIASSLHLPLLSKDQIKTDIYDAFVKNEIVNDQEVSIASYAVLFNALKELIKAKVDVVIESNFDAFMSPKKLLGIKEEMNFRSLTIICSADLEVLHRRFIIREHSNERHPNLVTLATGVKANIPDWFYRNFSPLINFQSKFFTDRS
- a CDS encoding SDR family NAD(P)-dependent oxidoreductase — protein: MKYTVITGASSGIGYETALQFANRGKNLIIVARRLEKLEGLKSVIHAINPDLDVIIQTSDLSVTEQAYALYNCLKEYQIETWINNAGLGESSPVEEQNLEKVESMLRLNIESLAILSTLFVRDYSQVEGTQLINVSSALGYATYIGGITYSASKYFVSAFTEGLAKELELKNAKMKVKVLAPAVTETEFEKTAQDVEEFDYKNFMPMYHTAKQMAGFMMELYDNDKVVGIVDEGYNFNLRDQIYPILGV